The sequence ATTTAACCTGGCTTTATTAACAAAACTTGCTTGGAGGTTGTGTACTGAAACTGAGACAACATGGGTCAAGAATATGAAGCTCAAATATTCACCTCATTCTGAGTTCTTGCACCTCCAAGAACCTAATCAAAattcttcttggatttggaatgGAATAGAAAAAGGATTAGCTATACTTAGGAAATATTACAGATGGGATATTAGATGTGGCACTAAAGCTCTCATTTGGTATGATAAATGGATAATAGGTTCATATCATCCTCCAAGTCCCAGAGAAGATTTTAGAGAACCGGCTAAGTTGGTATATGGATCAGATCTTTTACTCTACAATCCTAAAAGGTGGAATGAAGAGTTACTTAGGAAGGTTTTCCCAAACCAAACAGTGCAACAGATCCTTAGTATGTACTTACCTTAGCATGGTAATGATAAATTGATTTGGGAGCCAAATAGAACAAGTGATTTCTCAGTTAAGTCAGCATACAAGGTTCTTCCAGTTAATACTAATGGTCAATTAGGAGTCCAGAGCCTAGTCTCAAACAATACTCGGAAGAATCTGTGGAAGTCTAGATCCCCACATAAGATTAAATTATTCTTGTGGAAATGTCTACGGAATATTGTTCCAACAATGGAGAAAATAGGTCACTACAAGAGCAATATAAACACCCTATGTCCTATGTGTGAATCGCAGGAGGAAACATTAGAACATCTATTAATTGAATGTGACTATGCGAAAGCAATGTGGCTAGGAATGAATGTTAATTGGCACAACATAATTAGTCAACAAATTTCTGTTTCTGCATGGATAGCTAGCTGGTTCTCAGACTCTACTACTAAGGATGAAAATATACGATGGCAAACTATCTTAATGTGCACAGTCTGGCAGATATGGAAGAATAGGTGCATTAATGTGTTTCATAGCAAGAAAATTAGCCCCTGGTTTGCATGTCATGAAATAAGGAACCATGTTAATCTCTGTCTTAAAGAAGACACTAATTATATAAACAGCAAGAATAAAAAGCAGTCACAGCAATGGATTCCTCCTTCATCTAATCAACTGAAGATTAATGTAGATGCTTCTTTTGATCTTAACACAAAGGAGATTGGAATTAGACTAATTATTCGTGACTCTGCAGGAACAGCTAAAGGAATCAGAGGCAGGTACTACCATGGAGGAATAGATCCAGAAAACGCAGAGTGCTTGGCGATGAAACAAGCAATCATGTGGGTCAAAGAACTCAATCTTCAATCCAGCAATACTTTTTGAAGCAGACTGTATAAATATCACCAGTTCTATCATCAAAGCTAACTCTGCAGTCCACTGGATAAATCTGAGTCATGTAGATGAAATAAAGCAGCTGTTATCGGATTTCTTTTCCTTTAATATTAATCATGTAAAAAGAACGGCAAATAATGTGGCTCATGTAATAGCTAACAAAGCTAGAGCATGTAAATCTTCCTTTGATTTTGCTAGTAACATTCCCATAGACATAGCTGATCTAGTAAGGGAAGAAAGGAAGATAACTATGAAGTTGTGAAGTATGTACTCTGTTATGTTTTAATATATTAGtcctttgcatcaaaaaaaaaaaaaaaaacccaaccgCACAAGTTATCCTGGCATGTTAGAAACATTGTCGGGACCAAGGATGTTTCCATTTTGGTCGTTAAACTAGATGATTTAAGGACTTCTTCCGAGAATTAGAGTCTGATGTGTAGCTGGTTATAAATGCTTCAATAAAATCAACAAACTGTAGGTTTGTTATGCATTATGGATCTTGCCATTATTAAAAGTCTGGAAAATAGTAGCAGTAGAAGAACCTGGCGTAAGCCCACAAAATCAGCAGCCTGAGTCTTCTAAGAAATACAACAAAATTAGGAGTTGCTGGTTAACTTAGCAGCATTGGTACCAATAGTTATTATTAACTTTGGAGGAGTTTTTAATACCAGGACTTCACTCAAGACAGggaagttcatgacccttttagCTGAAGATCTTCACGTCATATCAACAATCTTATGAATTTACATGTTCAACTTAGATGCAACGTTACTTATTAGGGAAACTGATAACACACTGAAGATCTTCACGTCATATCAACAATCATGAAGGTGCACTTAAAATTTTGGCAACCAAGTAGAAAGGTGCACTTAAAACCCGTTCTTGCACCTTGGGTTTTCAAGTGCAGCAATAGCTCTGCGTACCGATTCAAGAAGTGAAGAGACCGGAGACACTAAAGGAGTATCGTAGATGGGAGCCACCACAAGAACAACGTCCACCCACATTAGTTACAATAAGAATACCGCCATGTTACAGAACAATGTGATAGAAAGAGCTACTTCATGACAACATCCCTTGCACTCAAAAAGTTACTGCGAAATGTATTCTAAAAAATCCAGAGGTACAATTTAGATTAACGTATttcatatttgaaaataaaaataaaaagttaatgGTCGCAAAATATAATGTAATGTAATTACCATGGAGAATTGCATATACTATGACTGTAAACATGGATAGGTATAGTAAAGTGGAAATGCTGCGTCAACGGACGCGATTATATATTAGCATTGTTCAAGCTGCTTCAAAAATCAAATACGGTATTAGAATTGTCAAAGCATGAAGCATATcaatgcatttcttcttcatacaCCTATCCTGTTATTTCTTCCCGCATAAGTACCCGAGTTGAGTGAAACTAGACTTTCCACATAACCTACTGTATTACGGAGCCAGAAACTACTCAAGCTCTTGGGATTTCTACCCCTTGGATGCTTTGGGTCATATATAAATAAACATTGGCCAGTCCTTACTAGAATATGATCGTTCCTGAAAGACGACATAAGCTTCAAAGCATCATAGACACCCATAAATTCTTTATGGTAGTCAAATGTATAACGTGGAGTCCAAGATTCTTGAACTCCATAGTCTTGCATAACCCAAACTTCAAAACAAACCTCAGAGACCGTAACAGTTACACAAAGGCATCCTCCCAAAACTCCAATGGTCAAATGCTTCTTCTCTAAGAGTTCTTTCGGAAGTTGCAATTCATCGAATTCCTCGTTGCAGAAATCAAAAACGACTATTAACTTTGAGTTTTTCTTCAACGTTTGGCCTAACCAGTGAAAGGATCCGTTAACAAGAGTCTCAGTTTGTTGCTCACTAGGAAATACATAAGGCACGCAACGACTTCTTTTCCATGTGTTTGATCCTAACATATACACGATTAACTCAGCATATCCAGATAGGAATATTAGCTTGTAATCATCAGCCTTGCCATCATAACCAAAAGCATTTACATTGGTGTAAAGAAGACCAGGTATTGATTCGGATTTTATTATCTTGTACTCTTTAGTTGCTGGGTTACAAAAACAAATGGAATTCTCAGCTCTAGTACTCCAATATCAATAATATATGCAAACTAGACCATTACATGAACCTAAGAATAGACGAGTCGCAAAGGAACTACCTGCTATGGGACACATCTCAGCTATTGGGTAATCCGCCAATTCAACAATTTCGGTTTCACCTCCATTGACTGACCATAATGAATCATAACTTATAGAATTGAGTGTCCTACAATGTGTTCTCAGGTCATAGCCTTCAAATATGATATTGTAGTTTTTCCTTTGTGTATTAATATCAAGGTGCATCTTAACAAAACTAGGGTTAGAAATAATCTGAATCCAAGACTTGCAAACACACTTACGTACATGTCGACTTCGCGGGTACCCTGAGAAGGATTTCAAGGTACATCTCTTCTGGTATGCTTGAC comes from Papaver somniferum cultivar HN1 chromosome 7, ASM357369v1, whole genome shotgun sequence and encodes:
- the LOC113296565 gene encoding F-box/kelch-repeat protein At3g06240-like, producing MHLDINTQRKNYNIIFEGYDLRTHCRTLNSISYDSLWSVNGGETEIVELADYPIAEMCPIAATKEYKIIKSESIPGLLYTNVNAFGYDGKADDYKLIFLSGYAELIVYMLGSNTWKRSRCVPYVFPSEQQTETLVNGSFHWLGQTLKKNSKLIVVFDFCNEEFDELQLPKELLEKKHLTIGVLGGCLCVTVTVSEVCFEVWVMQDYGVQESWTPRYTFDYHKEFMGVYDALKLMSSFRNDHILVRTGQCLFIYDPKHPRGRNPKSLSSFWLRNTVGYVESLVSLNSGTYAGRNNRIGV